A window of Actinobacillus suis ATCC 33415 contains these coding sequences:
- a CDS encoding S-(hydroxymethyl)glutathione dehydrogenase/class III alcohol dehydrogenase, producing MEFIKTRAAVAWAPNEPLKIEELDLMPPQKGEVLVRLVATGVCHTDAYTLSGQDSEGVFPCVLGHEGAGIVEAVGEGVTDFKVGDHVIPLYTAECRKCKFCLSGKTNLCSAVRETQGKGLMPDGTVRFFKDGQPIFHYMGTSTFSEYTVVSEYSLAKIQENAPLDEVCLLGCGVTTGIGAVTRTAKVKQGDTVAIFGLGGIGLAAIIGARMAGAGRIIAIDINPAKFEKAKELGATDCINPKDYDKPIQNVIIEMTDGGVDFSFECVGNVDLMRSALECCHKGWGESIIIGVAPAGAEIRTRPLQLVTGRVWRGSAFGGVKGRTELPGIIDQFMKGEFKLRDFITHTMPLEDINKAFDLMHEGKSIRTVIHF from the coding sequence ATGGAATTTATCAAAACTCGTGCGGCGGTCGCTTGGGCGCCGAATGAACCGTTAAAAATTGAAGAATTGGATTTAATGCCGCCACAAAAAGGCGAAGTGTTAGTCCGTTTAGTGGCAACCGGTGTGTGTCATACCGATGCTTATACTCTTTCTGGTCAAGATAGCGAAGGTGTGTTCCCGTGCGTACTTGGTCACGAAGGTGCAGGGATTGTAGAAGCAGTCGGCGAAGGTGTCACCGATTTTAAAGTGGGGGATCACGTTATCCCACTTTACACCGCAGAATGTCGTAAATGTAAATTCTGTTTATCGGGAAAAACCAACCTTTGTTCGGCAGTACGTGAAACCCAAGGTAAAGGCTTAATGCCGGACGGTACGGTGCGTTTCTTTAAAGACGGTCAGCCGATTTTCCACTATATGGGGACTTCAACTTTCTCTGAATATACGGTGGTTTCCGAATACTCATTGGCAAAAATTCAAGAAAATGCACCGCTTGATGAAGTGTGTTTACTTGGTTGTGGTGTCACCACCGGTATCGGTGCGGTAACCCGTACGGCAAAAGTGAAACAAGGCGATACGGTTGCGATTTTCGGCTTAGGCGGTATCGGTCTTGCGGCAATTATCGGGGCAAGAATGGCAGGTGCAGGTCGTATTATTGCGATCGACATTAATCCGGCTAAATTTGAAAAAGCTAAAGAACTTGGTGCAACGGATTGTATCAACCCGAAAGATTACGATAAACCAATCCAAAATGTGATTATTGAGATGACCGATGGCGGTGTGGATTTCTCATTTGAATGTGTAGGCAATGTGGATTTAATGCGTTCAGCATTAGAATGTTGCCACAAAGGTTGGGGTGAAAGTATCATCATCGGTGTCGCACCGGCAGGTGCGGAAATCCGTACTCGTCCGCTCCAATTAGTGACAGGTCGTGTATGGCGTGGTTCGGCATTCGGCGGCGTGAAAGGACGTACCGAATTACCGGGCATTATCGACCAATTTATGAAAGGCGAATTTAAATTGCGTGATTTCATCACTCACACTATGCCATTGGAAGACATCAACAAAGCCTTCGATTTAATGCACGAAGGTAAATCAATCCGTACGGTGATTCATTTTTAA
- a CDS encoding HsdM family class I SAM-dependent methyltransferase — protein sequence MTEQLFQQKTKELIDSLKAICANYGLGNDGNEFKIITQVFLYKFLNDKFAFEIKQIKPSLAEHDSWEQALGEISAEDFDFLTMNMNGDTAILRPNQFISHLFNQSNIANFANLFDETLMDIAAQNADIFSVKTEGGAKINLFDRVSQYIADPSKRDAFCRAVINKLVEFSFEHIFNQKFDFYATIFEYLIKDYNTNSGGKYAEYYTPHAVARIMAAILVPENERGQLQNVSCYDPSAGSGTLLMNIAHAIGEKKCTIYTQDISQKSSNLLRLNLILNNLVASIPNVVQGNTMTHPYHKSGDQLRQFDYIVSNPPFKMDFSEVREELATPAHKDRFFAGVPNVPKAKKEGMAIYQLFVQHIIHSLKADGKAAVVLPTGFITAQSGIDKKIREFLVNEKMLAGVVSMPSNIFATTGTNVSILFLDRANKENVVLIDASNLGEKIKEGKNQKTVLSAEEEQRIIDVFNQKKAEDDFSVVVSYVDIAAKNHSLSAGQYFDVKIDHIDITAAEFEQKMADFQQNLTALFAESKALESQIQQQMATLKFNAQAVEN from the coding sequence ATGACCGAACAACTTTTTCAACAAAAAACTAAAGAATTGATCGACAGCTTAAAAGCCATTTGTGCGAACTATGGGCTAGGGAATGATGGCAATGAATTTAAAATCATTACCCAAGTATTTTTGTATAAATTTCTTAATGACAAATTTGCCTTTGAAATCAAGCAGATTAAACCGTCTTTGGCGGAGCATGATAGCTGGGAGCAGGCGTTGGGTGAAATATCCGCTGAAGATTTTGACTTTTTAACAATGAATATGAACGGCGACACCGCCATTTTGCGACCAAATCAATTTATCAGCCATTTGTTCAACCAATCGAATATCGCCAATTTTGCTAATCTGTTCGATGAAACCCTAATGGACATCGCCGCTCAAAATGCGGATATTTTCTCGGTAAAAACCGAAGGTGGGGCGAAAATCAACTTGTTTGACCGTGTCAGCCAATATATTGCTGACCCAAGCAAGCGAGACGCATTCTGCCGTGCGGTTATCAACAAATTGGTAGAATTTAGTTTCGAGCATATTTTCAACCAAAAATTTGATTTTTACGCCACGATTTTTGAGTATCTTATCAAAGATTACAACACCAACTCGGGCGGGAAATATGCCGAATACTACACGCCACACGCGGTGGCTCGCATTATGGCAGCAATTCTCGTGCCTGAAAACGAGCGCGGACAGTTGCAAAATGTGAGCTGTTACGATCCGTCCGCAGGCTCTGGCACATTGTTGATGAACATCGCCCACGCCATCGGCGAAAAAAAATGTACCATTTACACACAGGATATTTCGCAAAAATCGTCAAACTTATTGCGATTGAACCTGATCTTAAACAATCTTGTTGCCAGTATTCCTAACGTGGTGCAAGGCAACACGATGACGCACCCTTACCACAAATCGGGCGATCAACTCCGCCAGTTTGATTACATCGTGTCTAACCCACCGTTCAAAATGGATTTCAGCGAAGTGCGAGAGGAATTAGCCACGCCCGCCCACAAGGATCGCTTTTTCGCCGGCGTGCCAAACGTACCGAAAGCCAAAAAAGAGGGAATGGCGATTTATCAACTTTTTGTTCAGCACATCATTCACTCGCTTAAAGCAGACGGCAAAGCAGCTGTGGTGTTGCCAACGGGCTTTATTACCGCTCAATCTGGCATTGATAAGAAAATCCGAGAATTTCTGGTAAACGAAAAAATGTTAGCGGGCGTGGTGTCGATGCCGTCTAACATTTTCGCCACCACAGGCACGAACGTCTCTATTCTCTTTCTCGACCGAGCCAACAAAGAGAACGTGGTGCTGATTGATGCCAGCAACTTGGGCGAAAAAATCAAAGAGGGCAAAAACCAAAAAACCGTGCTTTCCGCCGAAGAAGAGCAACGCATTATTGACGTATTCAACCAGAAAAAAGCGGAAGACGATTTCTCGGTGGTGGTCTCTTATGTCGACATCGCAGCCAAAAATCATAGCCTATCCGCAGGACAGTATTTTGACGTGAAAATCGACCACATCGACATCACCGCTGCCGAGTTTGAGCAGAAAATGGCAGATTTTCAGCAAAATCTGACCGCACTTTTTGCCGAAAGCAAGGCGTTAGAAAGCCAAATTCAGCAACAAATGGCAACGTTAAAATTTAACGCACAAGCGGTGGAAAATTAG
- a CDS encoding restriction endonuclease subunit S, which yields MDKLVSCQLGDLIEFQRGYDLPRSEFVEGEYPVQSSNGILGYHNEYKVEAPGITIGRSGTVGIPHLLRKNFFPHNTALFVKDFKGNDVEYIYYLLHYLDLGNQKSGSGVPTMNRNHLHPLKIKAYTDLETQQKISQVLTTLDRKIALNQQINAELEKMAKTLYDYWFVQFDFPDENGNPYKSSGGEMVYHPELKREVPKGWGRKTIGDYCKSTGGYAFKSSEWVESGNPVIKIKNIQEDGSLNISDIDFVDLSNKTIDEKFKVNVGDIVIAMTGATIGKFALIPKTDSDLYVNQRVGVFKLSAVEKLPFLINTLSQDYFRKSIIELSGGAAQPNISNEQINNIELIYPVENIIANFNEKLTASYKQIIQKRYETQKLTQLRDFLLPMLMNGQVEVV from the coding sequence ATGGATAAGTTAGTATCTTGTCAATTAGGAGATTTAATTGAGTTTCAACGGGGGTATGATTTACCACGTTCGGAATTTGTAGAAGGAGAATATCCTGTTCAGTCATCAAATGGGATCTTAGGTTACCACAATGAGTATAAAGTGGAAGCCCCTGGAATTACTATTGGACGAAGTGGAACAGTTGGAATTCCTCATTTGTTGAGAAAGAATTTTTTTCCACATAATACGGCGTTATTCGTTAAAGATTTTAAAGGGAATGATGTTGAATATATCTATTATCTTTTACATTATTTAGATTTAGGAAACCAAAAGTCTGGTTCAGGTGTTCCTACAATGAACCGAAACCATTTACACCCATTAAAAATAAAGGCATATACTGATTTAGAAACCCAACAAAAAATCTCCCAAGTGCTTACCACATTGGATCGCAAAATTGCCCTAAATCAGCAAATTAACGCCGAACTAGAAAAAATGGCGAAAACGCTCTACGACTACTGGTTTGTGCAATTCGACTTTCCCGATGAAAACGGCAACCCCTACAAATCATCAGGCGGCGAAATGGTTTACCACCCCGAACTAAAACGAGAAGTGCCGAAGGGGTGGGGAAGGAAAACTATCGGTGATTATTGTAAATCAACAGGTGGATATGCGTTTAAATCATCAGAATGGGTGGAAAGTGGAAATCCTGTTATTAAAATTAAAAATATCCAAGAAGATGGTTCATTAAATATTAGTGATATTGATTTTGTAGATTTAAGTAATAAAACTATTGATGAAAAATTTAAAGTAAATGTTGGCGATATTGTTATTGCAATGACAGGGGCAACCATTGGTAAATTTGCACTTATTCCCAAAACAGATAGTGATTTATACGTTAATCAACGAGTTGGAGTTTTTAAATTAAGTGCAGTTGAAAAATTACCATTTTTAATCAATACTCTAAGCCAAGATTATTTTAGAAAAAGTATTATTGAATTATCTGGCGGTGCAGCACAACCGAATATCAGTAATGAACAAATCAATAATATTGAGTTAATTTATCCAGTTGAAAATATCATTGCAAACTTTAATGAAAAATTGACCGCTAGTTATAAGCAAATTATCCAAAAGCGTTACGAAACCCAAAAACTTACCCAACTTCGAGATTTTCTTTTGCCAATGTTAATGAATGGGCAGGTTGAGGTGGTGTAG
- a CDS encoding oxaloacetate decarboxylase subunit beta, whose translation MESIIALFQGMGIMHMELGQAIMIAVSLLLLWLAIARGFEPLLLLPIGFGGLLSNIPEAGLAMTALDNLLHHGTTEQLAIIAAKVNSASLDVHSIKEAIALVAPSVQNELEVIAGDMGYTAGVLALFYKVAIGYGVAPLIIFMGVGAMTDFGPLLANPRTLLLGAAAQFGIFATVLGALGLNWLGIIDFTLPQAAAIGIIGGADGPTAIYLASKLAPELLGAIAVAAYSYMALVPLIQPPIMKALTTDAERKIRMVQLRTVSNREKILFPIILLLLVALLLPDAAPLLGMFCFGNLMRVSGVVERLNDTAQNALINIVTIFLGLSVGAKLVADKFLQPQTLGILLLGIVAFCIGTASGVLMAKLMNKFSKNKINPLIGSAGVSAVPMAARVSNKVGLEYDKQNFLLMHAMGPNVAGVIGSAIAAGVMLKYIAAMM comes from the coding sequence ATGGAAAGTATTATCGCTCTGTTTCAGGGCATGGGCATTATGCATATGGAGCTAGGGCAAGCGATTATGATCGCGGTAAGTCTGCTATTGCTCTGGCTTGCGATTGCCCGTGGCTTTGAACCGCTCCTTTTACTGCCAATCGGTTTTGGCGGTTTGTTATCCAACATTCCGGAAGCCGGTTTGGCAATGACTGCTTTAGATAATCTATTGCACCACGGCACAACCGAACAGCTAGCGATTATTGCGGCGAAAGTAAATAGTGCCAGTTTGGATGTACACAGCATTAAAGAAGCGATTGCATTAGTTGCTCCTTCGGTACAAAACGAGTTGGAAGTGATTGCCGGAGATATGGGCTATACCGCCGGTGTGTTAGCGTTATTTTATAAAGTGGCGATTGGGTATGGTGTTGCACCACTCATCATCTTTATGGGCGTGGGAGCAATGACGGATTTTGGCCCGTTACTCGCAAACCCTCGTACACTCTTATTAGGTGCAGCGGCACAATTCGGTATTTTCGCAACCGTACTCGGCGCTTTAGGTTTGAACTGGTTAGGTATTATTGACTTTACCCTACCGCAAGCGGCAGCAATTGGGATTATCGGTGGTGCGGACGGCCCGACTGCAATCTATCTGGCAAGTAAACTTGCGCCTGAATTACTCGGTGCGATTGCAGTAGCGGCTTACTCTTATATGGCGTTAGTGCCGTTGATTCAGCCGCCGATTATGAAAGCGTTAACCACAGATGCCGAACGCAAAATCCGTATGGTGCAGTTACGCACGGTAAGCAATCGAGAAAAAATTCTGTTCCCGATTATCTTACTCTTACTTGTGGCGTTATTACTGCCGGATGCGGCACCATTACTCGGTATGTTCTGTTTCGGTAACTTAATGCGTGTCAGTGGCGTGGTGGAACGTTTGAATGATACAGCACAAAATGCGCTGATTAATATCGTAACGATTTTCCTTGGCTTATCGGTCGGTGCAAAATTAGTGGCGGATAAATTCTTACAACCACAAACACTCGGTATTTTATTATTAGGTATCGTGGCGTTCTGTATCGGCACAGCAAGCGGTGTATTAATGGCGAAATTGATGAATAAATTCAGCAAAAACAAAATTAACCCGCTTATCGGTTCTGCCGGTGTCTCTGCCGTACCAATGGCAGCTCGTGTATCAAATAAAGTCGGTTTGGAATATGACAAACAAAACTTCTTATTAATGCACGCAATGGGACCAAACGTAGCCGGTGTAATCGGTTCAGCCATCGCGGCCGGCGTAATGTTAAAATACATTGCGGCAATGATGTAA
- a CDS encoding NAD(P)-dependent oxidoreductase, with protein MRTVFTHSQKENIMTTEFKQVGWIGLGQMGVPMVNRLLAHDIEVGVFNRNVAKCGEFAEKGAKVYGSAVELVRAYKAVILMVSDFAAAKDILNAEVCANLNGKIIVNMSTVSPTENNQLKAIVEQHGGRFAEAPVSGSVVPATNGTLLILFGGDEAVLNPLRNVFSILGQRTFHFGDVGKGSGAKLVLNSLLGIFGEAYAEAMLMGEQFGIDLNELAEAIGGSAMNSPMFQTKKPLLLAKEFPAAFMLKHASKDLNLACGELEKANLDLPAVKTVAEQYRNAVAADLGEQDVSGIYLQLAK; from the coding sequence ATCCGGACAGTTTTTACCCATTCACAGAAGGAAAACATTATGACAACAGAATTTAAACAAGTAGGTTGGATTGGCTTAGGTCAAATGGGTGTACCAATGGTAAATCGTTTATTAGCACACGATATTGAAGTTGGTGTGTTTAATCGAAATGTCGCTAAATGTGGTGAATTTGCTGAAAAAGGTGCGAAAGTGTATGGTTCTGCCGTTGAACTTGTGCGTGCTTACAAAGCGGTGATTTTAATGGTGTCTGATTTTGCTGCGGCAAAAGATATTCTCAATGCAGAAGTTTGCGCCAATTTAAACGGTAAAATTATTGTGAATATGAGTACCGTTTCACCCACTGAAAATAATCAGTTAAAAGCAATTGTTGAACAACACGGCGGACGTTTTGCCGAAGCACCGGTTTCAGGTTCTGTTGTACCGGCGACCAACGGTACATTATTAATTTTATTTGGTGGTGATGAGGCGGTACTTAATCCGTTACGTAATGTTTTCAGCATCTTAGGGCAACGCACTTTCCATTTTGGTGATGTGGGTAAAGGCTCCGGCGCAAAATTAGTGTTAAATTCATTGCTCGGTATTTTCGGCGAAGCCTATGCGGAAGCAATGTTAATGGGCGAACAATTCGGCATCGACTTAAATGAATTAGCGGAAGCGATTGGCGGCTCGGCAATGAACTCACCGATGTTCCAAACCAAAAAACCGTTATTACTTGCGAAAGAATTCCCTGCAGCATTTATGCTCAAACACGCAAGTAAAGATCTCAACCTCGCTTGTGGCGAGCTGGAAAAAGCAAATCTAGATCTACCTGCAGTAAAAACCGTTGCCGAACAATACCGCAACGCCGTTGCCGCCGATCTCGGCGAGCAGGATGTTTCAGGCATTTATTTGCAGTTGGCGAAATAG
- a CDS encoding DUF72 domain-containing protein, with the protein MPKIYIGTGGYSDTDLVGTLYPHGTAKSDFLTIYSCHYDTVEINSTFHAPIGEKALQGMVEKAEKRLKFSVKLHQDFSHNRTATAEQARYFLAALQPLIEQNCLANLFVQFPHTFDRTPANRLYLAQLCHWFADFPLAVEFRHASWHIPPVFQTFAKQPNLIWCNVDYPQNIGLPAFHFQSFQRTAYLRLHGHNPNWWEADSAAERHDYRYRDDELKQLADVLFQQRHTFDTLYLYFQNTTKSHSFYNIATLKGYLAELGFEVKTEVNERSGEQGSLF; encoded by the coding sequence ATGCCTAAAATCTATATCGGTACCGGCGGTTATAGCGACACGGATTTGGTTGGGACGCTATATCCGCATGGTACGGCAAAAAGTGATTTTTTAACGATTTATAGTTGTCATTACGATACAGTTGAAATCAATAGCACTTTTCATGCGCCTATTGGTGAGAAGGCATTACAAGGCATGGTGGAAAAGGCGGAGAAGCGGTTAAAATTTTCAGTAAAATTGCATCAAGATTTTAGCCATAACCGCACTGCTACTGCTGAGCAGGCTCGCTATTTTTTGGCTGCTTTACAGCCGCTTATTGAGCAAAATTGTCTCGCAAATTTGTTTGTGCAATTTCCGCATACTTTTGACCGCACTCCAGCAAACCGCCTTTATCTTGCTCAACTTTGTCACTGGTTTGCCGATTTCCCGCTAGCAGTGGAATTTCGCCACGCCAGTTGGCATATTCCACCTGTGTTTCAAACCTTTGCCAAACAGCCTAATCTGATTTGGTGTAATGTTGATTATCCACAGAATATCGGTTTGCCGGCGTTTCATTTTCAGAGTTTTCAGCGGACGGCTTATTTACGTTTACACGGACATAATCCCAACTGGTGGGAAGCGGATTCCGCCGCAGAACGACATGATTATCGCTATCGTGATGATGAGTTAAAACAACTAGCAGATGTGCTTTTTCAACAACGCCATACATTTGATACGCTTTATCTTTACTTCCAAAATACGACGAAAAGCCATTCTTTCTATAATATCGCTACACTGAAAGGTTATTTAGCTGAATTAGGATTTGAGGTAAAAACCGAGGTGAATGAACGTAGTGGAGAGCAAGGGAGTTTGTTTTAG
- a CDS encoding type I restriction endonuclease subunit R, translating to MTARYNEKTRVQIPAVAHLGRLGYQYLSLKTAQWDVSNNIFGEIFKSAIAKINPNLTTFDLERELKDVAMLLKNEDLGQAFYKRLLQVGTARLIDFDCIENNQFHVVAELTCGDKDGDNFRPDITLLINGLPLVFLEVKKPNAQNGLQSEFERMQYRCKKPAFRPYINATQLMIFSNNQEYQAADRHKTQGAFYATTGFHGVQFNYFRDEGEIAEEQAVKLNENLAILPETELNRILLDFNEPMLKNDAEFRTNLDPNSPTNRLCTALLHKERLLFLLKYGIAYVEEQGGMEKHVMRYPQLFATKAISRHLAAGKKKGIIWHTQGSGKTALAYYNVRVLTDFYQRQNVIPKFYFIVDRLDLRNQAMSEFSHRGLQVNSINRREEFAQEMRKAAALSNCSGDPEITVINIQKFQNSNVAEFIPDYDISVQRIFFIDEAHRSFGNQAQTVSQFLASLIQADPSAVHIGLTGTPLLGGGKNRVGSTAIFGDYIHKYYYNQSIADGYTLRLIREEIESNYKAELSQILADLQIQQGSIKSRAITSRRRFVEPMLDYIVQDFEKFRRQKADNSLGAMVICDSSDQARMMHFLFNQKYAENPQDLTAYREKLAENDPHFFDELPKVAEPTATYNLAKRTVTSASLILSDEGDKTYRKDLVDDYKAGKTDLLFVYNMLLTGFDAKRLKKLYLGRVIKEHNLLQALTRVNRTYKDYEFGYVVDFADIQAEFDKTNAAYQAELQLELGDEAEHYSQLFKSQAEIDQDIAQIKEVLFDFETENAEIFRQQLDEIDDKQKLLELKRTLELARSLYNQLKVDEKSGLERLDFEQYNVLYRQVLDRLFQVNTMERVDSGDLQGVLNEALENIYFTFHKKSEAELKLADSLQDQMRKTREAFARNIDQKDPEFVRLLDELKHLFEKRNVQSVSQAEMQMHIDEFAKLERQIGKLNAENDRLSLKFSGDAKFVRIFKRGVQDFGLQQNRSHFMEGLQQIKFSNDQFVLNQGDLLQSSSSYFEKESLRTVTKLKSEFQLPLDNKALMNLNKLIVSEYIGA from the coding sequence ATGACGGCTCGCTATAATGAAAAAACCAGAGTTCAAATTCCCGCAGTAGCGCATTTAGGGCGTTTGGGATATCAATATCTTTCGCTAAAAACAGCGCAATGGGATGTTAGCAATAACATTTTTGGTGAGATTTTTAAGTCGGCGATTGCAAAAATTAACCCAAATTTGACTACTTTTGATCTCGAACGAGAGCTGAAAGATGTGGCGATGTTGCTCAAAAATGAAGATTTAGGGCAAGCGTTTTATAAGCGTTTACTGCAAGTTGGCACCGCTCGCCTGATTGATTTTGACTGTATTGAGAACAACCAATTTCACGTTGTTGCCGAACTAACTTGTGGTGACAAAGACGGTGACAATTTCCGCCCGGATATTACCCTATTGATTAACGGTTTGCCGTTAGTGTTTTTAGAAGTGAAAAAGCCGAATGCCCAAAATGGATTACAGTCGGAATTTGAGCGTATGCAATATCGCTGTAAAAAGCCTGCTTTCCGTCCTTACATCAACGCCACTCAGTTGATGATTTTTTCCAATAATCAGGAATATCAAGCTGCTGATCGCCATAAAACTCAGGGAGCATTTTATGCGACGACAGGTTTTCACGGCGTGCAGTTCAATTATTTCCGTGATGAAGGCGAAATTGCCGAAGAACAAGCGGTCAAATTAAACGAAAATCTTGCAATTTTACCAGAGACGGAATTAAACCGTATTTTGTTAGACTTTAATGAGCCGATGTTGAAAAACGATGCGGAATTTCGTACCAATCTTGATCCAAATTCACCGACTAATCGTCTTTGTACTGCATTATTGCATAAAGAACGTTTGTTATTTCTGTTGAAATACGGCATTGCCTATGTAGAAGAACAAGGTGGCATGGAAAAACACGTAATGCGTTATCCACAACTGTTTGCGACTAAGGCAATCAGCCGCCATTTAGCAGCAGGTAAAAAGAAAGGCATTATTTGGCATACGCAAGGCAGTGGTAAAACGGCGTTGGCATATTACAACGTACGAGTGCTAACCGATTTTTATCAACGCCAAAATGTGATTCCTAAATTCTATTTCATTGTGGACAGACTCGATTTACGCAATCAGGCAATGTCGGAATTTAGTCATCGTGGATTACAAGTAAACAGTATTAACCGCCGTGAAGAGTTTGCTCAAGAAATGCGGAAAGCTGCTGCATTGAGTAATTGTAGCGGTGATCCTGAAATTACGGTGATCAATATCCAAAAATTCCAAAATAGTAATGTAGCGGAATTTATTCCTGATTACGACATCAGTGTGCAGCGTATCTTTTTTATTGATGAAGCACACCGCAGTTTTGGTAATCAAGCACAAACCGTGAGCCAATTTTTAGCCAGCCTAATCCAAGCAGACCCAAGTGCGGTACATATTGGTTTGACAGGCACACCATTGCTCGGAGGAGGTAAAAACCGAGTTGGCTCAACGGCGATTTTTGGCGATTACATTCACAAATATTACTACAATCAATCCATTGCGGACGGTTACACGCTCCGCCTGATTCGTGAAGAAATCGAAAGCAATTACAAAGCGGAACTTAGCCAAATTTTGGCGGATTTGCAAATTCAACAAGGTAGTATTAAAAGCCGAGCCATTACCAGTCGCCGCCGTTTTGTTGAGCCAATGCTAGATTACATCGTGCAGGATTTTGAAAAATTCAGACGACAAAAAGCCGACAATTCGCTCGGGGCGATGGTGATTTGCGACAGTAGCGATCAAGCCCGAATGATGCATTTTCTATTCAACCAAAAATATGCAGAAAATCCGCAAGATTTGACCGCTTACCGTGAAAAACTGGCTGAAAATGATCCGCACTTTTTTGATGAATTACCGAAAGTTGCCGAGCCAACTGCAACCTATAACCTAGCTAAACGTACGGTAACATCAGCAAGTTTGATTTTATCGGACGAAGGCGATAAAACTTACCGTAAAGACCTTGTGGACGATTACAAAGCCGGCAAAACCGATTTGTTGTTTGTTTACAATATGTTGCTCACAGGTTTTGACGCAAAACGTCTGAAAAAACTCTATTTAGGGCGAGTAATCAAAGAACATAACTTATTGCAAGCTCTCACAAGGGTAAATCGTACCTACAAAGATTACGAGTTTGGCTATGTGGTAGATTTTGCCGATATTCAGGCAGAATTTGATAAAACCAATGCCGCCTACCAAGCGGAATTACAACTTGAATTAGGCGATGAAGCGGAACATTATTCCCAACTTTTCAAATCGCAAGCGGAAATCGATCAAGACATCGCTCAAATCAAAGAGGTACTTTTTGATTTTGAAACTGAAAATGCCGAAATTTTCCGCCAACAGCTTGATGAAATTGACGACAAACAAAAATTACTCGAATTAAAACGCACGTTGGAATTGGCAAGAAGCCTGTATAACCAGCTCAAAGTGGACGAAAAATCAGGCTTAGAACGCCTTGATTTTGAGCAATACAACGTGCTTTACCGCCAAGTGCTAGACCGTCTGTTCCAAGTAAATACTATGGAACGAGTGGATTCAGGCGATTTGCAAGGCGTGTTAAACGAGGCATTGGAAAATATCTACTTCACATTCCACAAAAAAAGTGAGGCAGAATTAAAATTAGCCGACAGTTTGCAAGACCAAATGCGGAAAACTCGTGAAGCCTTCGCTCGCAACATAGACCAAAAAGATCCTGAATTTGTCCGTTTACTAGATGAATTGAAACATCTGTTTGAAAAACGTAACGTGCAATCTGTAAGCCAAGCGGAAATGCAAATGCACATTGATGAATTCGCCAAACTAGAACGCCAAATTGGTAAATTAAATGCCGAAAATGACCGCTTGTCGCTCAAATTTTCAGGCGATGCTAAATTTGTCCGCATTTTCAAACGTGGCGTACAAGATTTTGGCTTGCAACAAAACCGTAGCCATTTTATGGAAGGCTTACAGCAGATTAAATTTAGCAACGACCAATTTGTGCTAAATCAGGGTGACTTACTCCAAAGCTCTTCGAGCTATTTTGAAAAAGAGAGTTTACGTACGGTGACGAAACTCAAAAGCGAGTTCCAATTGCCGCTCGATAACAAAGCCTTAATGAACTTAAATAAATTGATTGTGAGTGAGTATATAGGGGCATAG